The Ornithodoros turicata isolate Travis chromosome 7, ASM3712646v1, whole genome shotgun sequence genome includes a region encoding these proteins:
- the LOC135400122 gene encoding uncharacterized protein LOC135400122 isoform X2, whose product MMHVQAQVMTDYEESVPATVDVPYTLLCCFTWVLPLLFFILAVLLSYAYFDESRIFSSDDSTSTIIHLSSIHESACHTMPYVLPCPSSTVEPQQQVYFDLDSMECHNFRNLPVGCLPKVSKSPKPPNDVFDCVSMCKPPAGISKMDPGCYRRWLLRPCEQDDMQSAYYDVKTRKCETTRIQGTQCYSVPHAFPSDQVCQQKCPAANECSQTQQLRACKAMDKKRSAFYNPFTGQCQELSVEHLCLGGDNRFSNFSECESTCLRRSDDDGRRRIPIVLQ is encoded by the exons ATGATGCACGTGCAGGCGCAGGTAATGACAGACTATG AAGAGTCTGTTCCTGCGAC GGTGGACGTCCCTTACACGCTGCTCTGCTGCTTCACTTGGGTTCTACCTTTACTCTTCTTCATCCTAGCCGTTCTTCTGTCCTACGCTTATTTCG acgAATCGAGGATCTTCTCATCCGATGACAGCA CCTCGACAATAATTC ATTTGTCCAGCATTCATG AATCTGCGTGCCACACAATGCCGTATGTGTTGCCTTGTCCCTCATCCACCGTGGAACCACAGCAGCAGGTCTACTTTGACCTGGATTCTATGGAATGTCATAATTTCCGCAACCTGCCTGTCGGGTGCCTGCCCAAGGTGAGCAAGAGCCCGAAACCCCCAAACGACGTCTTCGACTGCGTATCCATGTGTAAGCCACCAGCGGGTATATCAA AAATGGATCCCGGATGCTATCGCCGTTGGCTACTGCGACCGTGCGAGCAGGACGACATGCAGTCTGCTTACTACGATGTCAAGACGCGCAAATGCGAGACGACCAGGATTCAAGGAACACAGTGCTACAGCGTACCCCATGCTTTTCCCAGCGACCAAGTCTGCCAGCAAAAATGCCCTGCAGCCA ACGAATGTTCCCAGACACAACAACTAAGGGCGTGCAAGGCAATGGACAAGAAACGCTCCGCCTTTTACAATCCATTCACGGGACAATGCCAAGAACTGAGCGTGGAACATCTCTGCCTCGGAGGCGACAACCGATTTAGCAACTTCTCCGAATGCGAAAGCACCTGTCTTAGAAGGTCTGACGACGACGGTCGCAGGAGGATTCCAATAGTCTTGCAATAA
- the LOC135400122 gene encoding uncharacterized protein LOC135400122 isoform X4, translated as MMHVQAQVMTDYEESVPATVDVPYTLLCCFTWVLPLLFFILAVLLSYAYFDESRIFSSDDSNLSSIHESACHTMPYVLPCPSSTVEPQQQVYFDLDSMECHNFRNLPVGCLPKVSKSPKPPNDVFDCVSMCKPPAGISKMDPGCYRRWLLRPCEQDDMQSAYYDVKTRKCETTRIQGTQCYSVPHAFPSDQVCQQKCPAANECSQTQQLRACKAMDKKRSAFYNPFTGQCQELSVEHLCLGGDNRFSNFSECESTCLRRSDDDGRRRIPIVLQ; from the exons ATGATGCACGTGCAGGCGCAGGTAATGACAGACTATG AAGAGTCTGTTCCTGCGAC GGTGGACGTCCCTTACACGCTGCTCTGCTGCTTCACTTGGGTTCTACCTTTACTCTTCTTCATCCTAGCCGTTCTTCTGTCCTACGCTTATTTCG acgAATCGAGGATCTTCTCATCCGATGACAGCA ATTTGTCCAGCATTCATG AATCTGCGTGCCACACAATGCCGTATGTGTTGCCTTGTCCCTCATCCACCGTGGAACCACAGCAGCAGGTCTACTTTGACCTGGATTCTATGGAATGTCATAATTTCCGCAACCTGCCTGTCGGGTGCCTGCCCAAGGTGAGCAAGAGCCCGAAACCCCCAAACGACGTCTTCGACTGCGTATCCATGTGTAAGCCACCAGCGGGTATATCAA AAATGGATCCCGGATGCTATCGCCGTTGGCTACTGCGACCGTGCGAGCAGGACGACATGCAGTCTGCTTACTACGATGTCAAGACGCGCAAATGCGAGACGACCAGGATTCAAGGAACACAGTGCTACAGCGTACCCCATGCTTTTCCCAGCGACCAAGTCTGCCAGCAAAAATGCCCTGCAGCCA ACGAATGTTCCCAGACACAACAACTAAGGGCGTGCAAGGCAATGGACAAGAAACGCTCCGCCTTTTACAATCCATTCACGGGACAATGCCAAGAACTGAGCGTGGAACATCTCTGCCTCGGAGGCGACAACCGATTTAGCAACTTCTCCGAATGCGAAAGCACCTGTCTTAGAAGGTCTGACGACGACGGTCGCAGGAGGATTCCAATAGTCTTGCAATAA
- the LOC135400122 gene encoding uncharacterized protein LOC135400122 isoform X6: MMHVQAQVMTDYEESVPATVDVPYTLLCCFTWVLPLLFFILAVLLSYAYFDLSSIHESACHTMPYVLPCPSSTVEPQQQVYFDLDSMECHNFRNLPVGCLPKVSKSPKPPNDVFDCVSMCKPPAGISKMDPGCYRRWLLRPCEQDDMQSAYYDVKTRKCETTRIQGTQCYSVPHAFPSDQVCQQKCPAANECSQTQQLRACKAMDKKRSAFYNPFTGQCQELSVEHLCLGGDNRFSNFSECESTCLRRSDDDGRRRIPIVLQ, translated from the exons ATGATGCACGTGCAGGCGCAGGTAATGACAGACTATG AAGAGTCTGTTCCTGCGAC GGTGGACGTCCCTTACACGCTGCTCTGCTGCTTCACTTGGGTTCTACCTTTACTCTTCTTCATCCTAGCCGTTCTTCTGTCCTACGCTTATTTCG ATTTGTCCAGCATTCATG AATCTGCGTGCCACACAATGCCGTATGTGTTGCCTTGTCCCTCATCCACCGTGGAACCACAGCAGCAGGTCTACTTTGACCTGGATTCTATGGAATGTCATAATTTCCGCAACCTGCCTGTCGGGTGCCTGCCCAAGGTGAGCAAGAGCCCGAAACCCCCAAACGACGTCTTCGACTGCGTATCCATGTGTAAGCCACCAGCGGGTATATCAA AAATGGATCCCGGATGCTATCGCCGTTGGCTACTGCGACCGTGCGAGCAGGACGACATGCAGTCTGCTTACTACGATGTCAAGACGCGCAAATGCGAGACGACCAGGATTCAAGGAACACAGTGCTACAGCGTACCCCATGCTTTTCCCAGCGACCAAGTCTGCCAGCAAAAATGCCCTGCAGCCA ACGAATGTTCCCAGACACAACAACTAAGGGCGTGCAAGGCAATGGACAAGAAACGCTCCGCCTTTTACAATCCATTCACGGGACAATGCCAAGAACTGAGCGTGGAACATCTCTGCCTCGGAGGCGACAACCGATTTAGCAACTTCTCCGAATGCGAAAGCACCTGTCTTAGAAGGTCTGACGACGACGGTCGCAGGAGGATTCCAATAGTCTTGCAATAA
- the LOC135400122 gene encoding uncharacterized protein LOC135400122 isoform X3 — translation MMHVQAQVMTDYESVPATVDVPYTLLCCFTWVLPLLFFILAVLLSYAYFDESRIFSSDDSTSTIIHLSSIHESACHTMPYVLPCPSSTVEPQQQVYFDLDSMECHNFRNLPVGCLPKVSKSPKPPNDVFDCVSMCKPPAGISKMDPGCYRRWLLRPCEQDDMQSAYYDVKTRKCETTRIQGTQCYSVPHAFPSDQVCQQKCPAANECSQTQQLRACKAMDKKRSAFYNPFTGQCQELSVEHLCLGGDNRFSNFSECESTCLRRSDDDGRRRIPIVLQ, via the exons ATGATGCACGTGCAGGCGCAGGTAATGACAGACTATG AGTCTGTTCCTGCGAC GGTGGACGTCCCTTACACGCTGCTCTGCTGCTTCACTTGGGTTCTACCTTTACTCTTCTTCATCCTAGCCGTTCTTCTGTCCTACGCTTATTTCG acgAATCGAGGATCTTCTCATCCGATGACAGCA CCTCGACAATAATTC ATTTGTCCAGCATTCATG AATCTGCGTGCCACACAATGCCGTATGTGTTGCCTTGTCCCTCATCCACCGTGGAACCACAGCAGCAGGTCTACTTTGACCTGGATTCTATGGAATGTCATAATTTCCGCAACCTGCCTGTCGGGTGCCTGCCCAAGGTGAGCAAGAGCCCGAAACCCCCAAACGACGTCTTCGACTGCGTATCCATGTGTAAGCCACCAGCGGGTATATCAA AAATGGATCCCGGATGCTATCGCCGTTGGCTACTGCGACCGTGCGAGCAGGACGACATGCAGTCTGCTTACTACGATGTCAAGACGCGCAAATGCGAGACGACCAGGATTCAAGGAACACAGTGCTACAGCGTACCCCATGCTTTTCCCAGCGACCAAGTCTGCCAGCAAAAATGCCCTGCAGCCA ACGAATGTTCCCAGACACAACAACTAAGGGCGTGCAAGGCAATGGACAAGAAACGCTCCGCCTTTTACAATCCATTCACGGGACAATGCCAAGAACTGAGCGTGGAACATCTCTGCCTCGGAGGCGACAACCGATTTAGCAACTTCTCCGAATGCGAAAGCACCTGTCTTAGAAGGTCTGACGACGACGGTCGCAGGAGGATTCCAATAGTCTTGCAATAA
- the LOC135400122 gene encoding uncharacterized protein LOC135400122 isoform X5, with protein MTDYGKNSCPGLDVFESSFLPLWAKKSLFLRHESRIFSSDDSTSTIIHLSSIHESACHTMPYVLPCPSSTVEPQQQVYFDLDSMECHNFRNLPVGCLPKVSKSPKPPNDVFDCVSMCKPPAGISKMDPGCYRRWLLRPCEQDDMQSAYYDVKTRKCETTRIQGTQCYSVPHAFPSDQVCQQKCPAANECSQTQQLRACKAMDKKRSAFYNPFTGQCQELSVEHLCLGGDNRFSNFSECESTCLRRSDDDGRRRIPIVLQ; from the exons ATGACAGACTATGGTAAGAATTCTTGTCCTGGCCTCGATGTATTTGAATCAAGTTTCCTACCTTTGTGGGCTAAGAAGAGTCTGTTCCTGCGAC acgAATCGAGGATCTTCTCATCCGATGACAGCA CCTCGACAATAATTC ATTTGTCCAGCATTCATG AATCTGCGTGCCACACAATGCCGTATGTGTTGCCTTGTCCCTCATCCACCGTGGAACCACAGCAGCAGGTCTACTTTGACCTGGATTCTATGGAATGTCATAATTTCCGCAACCTGCCTGTCGGGTGCCTGCCCAAGGTGAGCAAGAGCCCGAAACCCCCAAACGACGTCTTCGACTGCGTATCCATGTGTAAGCCACCAGCGGGTATATCAA AAATGGATCCCGGATGCTATCGCCGTTGGCTACTGCGACCGTGCGAGCAGGACGACATGCAGTCTGCTTACTACGATGTCAAGACGCGCAAATGCGAGACGACCAGGATTCAAGGAACACAGTGCTACAGCGTACCCCATGCTTTTCCCAGCGACCAAGTCTGCCAGCAAAAATGCCCTGCAGCCA ACGAATGTTCCCAGACACAACAACTAAGGGCGTGCAAGGCAATGGACAAGAAACGCTCCGCCTTTTACAATCCATTCACGGGACAATGCCAAGAACTGAGCGTGGAACATCTCTGCCTCGGAGGCGACAACCGATTTAGCAACTTCTCCGAATGCGAAAGCACCTGTCTTAGAAGGTCTGACGACGACGGTCGCAGGAGGATTCCAATAGTCTTGCAATAA
- the LOC135400122 gene encoding uncharacterized protein LOC135400122 isoform X7: MTDYDESRIFSSDDSTSTIIHLSSIHESACHTMPYVLPCPSSTVEPQQQVYFDLDSMECHNFRNLPVGCLPKVSKSPKPPNDVFDCVSMCKPPAGISKMDPGCYRRWLLRPCEQDDMQSAYYDVKTRKCETTRIQGTQCYSVPHAFPSDQVCQQKCPAANECSQTQQLRACKAMDKKRSAFYNPFTGQCQELSVEHLCLGGDNRFSNFSECESTCLRRSDDDGRRRIPIVLQ; the protein is encoded by the exons ATGACAGACTATG acgAATCGAGGATCTTCTCATCCGATGACAGCA CCTCGACAATAATTC ATTTGTCCAGCATTCATG AATCTGCGTGCCACACAATGCCGTATGTGTTGCCTTGTCCCTCATCCACCGTGGAACCACAGCAGCAGGTCTACTTTGACCTGGATTCTATGGAATGTCATAATTTCCGCAACCTGCCTGTCGGGTGCCTGCCCAAGGTGAGCAAGAGCCCGAAACCCCCAAACGACGTCTTCGACTGCGTATCCATGTGTAAGCCACCAGCGGGTATATCAA AAATGGATCCCGGATGCTATCGCCGTTGGCTACTGCGACCGTGCGAGCAGGACGACATGCAGTCTGCTTACTACGATGTCAAGACGCGCAAATGCGAGACGACCAGGATTCAAGGAACACAGTGCTACAGCGTACCCCATGCTTTTCCCAGCGACCAAGTCTGCCAGCAAAAATGCCCTGCAGCCA ACGAATGTTCCCAGACACAACAACTAAGGGCGTGCAAGGCAATGGACAAGAAACGCTCCGCCTTTTACAATCCATTCACGGGACAATGCCAAGAACTGAGCGTGGAACATCTCTGCCTCGGAGGCGACAACCGATTTAGCAACTTCTCCGAATGCGAAAGCACCTGTCTTAGAAGGTCTGACGACGACGGTCGCAGGAGGATTCCAATAGTCTTGCAATAA
- the LOC135400122 gene encoding uncharacterized protein LOC135400122 isoform X8 — MTDYDESRIFSSDDSNLSSIHESACHTMPYVLPCPSSTVEPQQQVYFDLDSMECHNFRNLPVGCLPKVSKSPKPPNDVFDCVSMCKPPAGISKMDPGCYRRWLLRPCEQDDMQSAYYDVKTRKCETTRIQGTQCYSVPHAFPSDQVCQQKCPAANECSQTQQLRACKAMDKKRSAFYNPFTGQCQELSVEHLCLGGDNRFSNFSECESTCLRRSDDDGRRRIPIVLQ; from the exons ATGACAGACTATG acgAATCGAGGATCTTCTCATCCGATGACAGCA ATTTGTCCAGCATTCATG AATCTGCGTGCCACACAATGCCGTATGTGTTGCCTTGTCCCTCATCCACCGTGGAACCACAGCAGCAGGTCTACTTTGACCTGGATTCTATGGAATGTCATAATTTCCGCAACCTGCCTGTCGGGTGCCTGCCCAAGGTGAGCAAGAGCCCGAAACCCCCAAACGACGTCTTCGACTGCGTATCCATGTGTAAGCCACCAGCGGGTATATCAA AAATGGATCCCGGATGCTATCGCCGTTGGCTACTGCGACCGTGCGAGCAGGACGACATGCAGTCTGCTTACTACGATGTCAAGACGCGCAAATGCGAGACGACCAGGATTCAAGGAACACAGTGCTACAGCGTACCCCATGCTTTTCCCAGCGACCAAGTCTGCCAGCAAAAATGCCCTGCAGCCA ACGAATGTTCCCAGACACAACAACTAAGGGCGTGCAAGGCAATGGACAAGAAACGCTCCGCCTTTTACAATCCATTCACGGGACAATGCCAAGAACTGAGCGTGGAACATCTCTGCCTCGGAGGCGACAACCGATTTAGCAACTTCTCCGAATGCGAAAGCACCTGTCTTAGAAGGTCTGACGACGACGGTCGCAGGAGGATTCCAATAGTCTTGCAATAA
- the LOC135400122 gene encoding uncharacterized protein LOC135400122 isoform X9, translating into MTNRGSSHPMTAICPAFMLITVVAASESACHTMPYVLPCPSSTVEPQQQVYFDLDSMECHNFRNLPVGCLPKVSKSPKPPNDVFDCVSMCKPPAGISKMDPGCYRRWLLRPCEQDDMQSAYYDVKTRKCETTRIQGTQCYSVPHAFPSDQVCQQKCPAANECSQTQQLRACKAMDKKRSAFYNPFTGQCQELSVEHLCLGGDNRFSNFSECESTCLRRSDDDGRRRIPIVLQ; encoded by the exons ATG acgAATCGAGGATCTTCTCATCCGATGACAGCA ATTTGTCCAGCATTCATG CTCATCACAGTCGTGGCTGCTTCAGAATCTGCGTGCCACACAATGCCGTATGTGTTGCCTTGTCCCTCATCCACCGTGGAACCACAGCAGCAGGTCTACTTTGACCTGGATTCTATGGAATGTCATAATTTCCGCAACCTGCCTGTCGGGTGCCTGCCCAAGGTGAGCAAGAGCCCGAAACCCCCAAACGACGTCTTCGACTGCGTATCCATGTGTAAGCCACCAGCGGGTATATCAA AAATGGATCCCGGATGCTATCGCCGTTGGCTACTGCGACCGTGCGAGCAGGACGACATGCAGTCTGCTTACTACGATGTCAAGACGCGCAAATGCGAGACGACCAGGATTCAAGGAACACAGTGCTACAGCGTACCCCATGCTTTTCCCAGCGACCAAGTCTGCCAGCAAAAATGCCCTGCAGCCA ACGAATGTTCCCAGACACAACAACTAAGGGCGTGCAAGGCAATGGACAAGAAACGCTCCGCCTTTTACAATCCATTCACGGGACAATGCCAAGAACTGAGCGTGGAACATCTCTGCCTCGGAGGCGACAACCGATTTAGCAACTTCTCCGAATGCGAAAGCACCTGTCTTAGAAGGTCTGACGACGACGGTCGCAGGAGGATTCCAATAGTCTTGCAATAA
- the LOC135400122 gene encoding uncharacterized protein LOC135400122 isoform X1 has translation MVRILVLASMYLNQVSYLCGLRRVCSCDGGRPLHAALLLHLGSTFTLLHPSRSSVLRLFRFLIAASTIIHLSSIHESACHTMPYVLPCPSSTVEPQQQVYFDLDSMECHNFRNLPVGCLPKVSKSPKPPNDVFDCVSMCKPPAGISKMDPGCYRRWLLRPCEQDDMQSAYYDVKTRKCETTRIQGTQCYSVPHAFPSDQVCQQKCPAANECSQTQQLRACKAMDKKRSAFYNPFTGQCQELSVEHLCLGGDNRFSNFSECESTCLRRSDDDGRRRIPIVLQ, from the exons ATGGTAAGAATTCTTGTCCTGGCCTCGATGTATTTGAATCAAGTTTCCTACCTTTGTGGGCTAAGAAGAGTCTGTTCCTGCGAC GGTGGACGTCCCTTACACGCTGCTCTGCTGCTTCACTTGGGTTCTACCTTTACTCTTCTTCATCCTAGCCGTTCTTCTGTCCTACGCTTATTTCG CTTTCTAATTGCAGCCTCGACAATAATTC ATTTGTCCAGCATTCATG AATCTGCGTGCCACACAATGCCGTATGTGTTGCCTTGTCCCTCATCCACCGTGGAACCACAGCAGCAGGTCTACTTTGACCTGGATTCTATGGAATGTCATAATTTCCGCAACCTGCCTGTCGGGTGCCTGCCCAAGGTGAGCAAGAGCCCGAAACCCCCAAACGACGTCTTCGACTGCGTATCCATGTGTAAGCCACCAGCGGGTATATCAA AAATGGATCCCGGATGCTATCGCCGTTGGCTACTGCGACCGTGCGAGCAGGACGACATGCAGTCTGCTTACTACGATGTCAAGACGCGCAAATGCGAGACGACCAGGATTCAAGGAACACAGTGCTACAGCGTACCCCATGCTTTTCCCAGCGACCAAGTCTGCCAGCAAAAATGCCCTGCAGCCA ACGAATGTTCCCAGACACAACAACTAAGGGCGTGCAAGGCAATGGACAAGAAACGCTCCGCCTTTTACAATCCATTCACGGGACAATGCCAAGAACTGAGCGTGGAACATCTCTGCCTCGGAGGCGACAACCGATTTAGCAACTTCTCCGAATGCGAAAGCACCTGTCTTAGAAGGTCTGACGACGACGGTCGCAGGAGGATTCCAATAGTCTTGCAATAA